One Ricinus communis isolate WT05 ecotype wild-type chromosome 2, ASM1957865v1, whole genome shotgun sequence DNA segment encodes these proteins:
- the LOC8262227 gene encoding U3 snoRNP-associated protein-like EMB2271 — protein sequence MKYSNKSKNSKRKGSVKQDPFFNTESKKRRKNEYRDDYIESGGEESDEENNNNNNNNGFSNSGDEKEREDEKETAQEKRQRLAKAYLEKRREILRREEEEAEEEGEDNGRCEKEGERDSLVVNMLLKEQLEDSGRLRRAIASRVEKPETVGGFEVLVKHRHSVTAVCLSDDDSKGFSASKDGTIRQWDVDTGKGEKYQWPNDETLRLHGVKNPDGRATKHSKQVLALAVSTDGRYLATGGLDRHIHLWDTRAKQHIQAFPGHRGPVSCLTFRQGTSELFSGSFDRSIKIWSVEDRAYVNTLFGHQSEVLTVDCLRKERVLATGRDRTMQLFKVPEESRLIFRSSASSLECCCFIDNDEFLSGSDDGNIELWTAQKKKPVYIVKNAHALLIDPKNPEQKDNASLSSGPIACSWVSSVAVCTGSDLAASGAGNGSVRLWAIDGAPKGIRPLYDLPLVGFINSLAFSKSGRFLAAGVGQEPRLGRWGRISAAQNGVAIQQLKFL from the exons ATGAAGTACAGCAACAAAAGCAAAAACTCAAAGAGAAAAGGGTCAGTAAAGCAAGATCCTTTCTTTAACACAGAATCCAAAAAACGGAGGAAAAATGAATACAGAGACGATTACATTGAGTCAGGAGGGGAAGAGTCGGACgaggaaaataataataataataataataatgggtTTTCTAATAGCGGCGATGAGAAAGAGAGGGAGGATGAGAAAGAGACTGCTCAAGAGAAGAGACAGCGTTTGGCAAAAGCGTATTTGGAGAAGCGGAGAGAGATTTtgagaagagaagaagaagaagcagaagaaGAGGGAGAAGATAACGGTAGGTGTGAGAAAGAAGGAGAAAGAGATTCTTTAGTTGTTAATATGCTGCTTAAGGAGCAGCTTGAAGATAGCGGCAGATTAAGAAGAGCTATTGCTTCTAG ggTTGAGAAGCCTGAAACTGTTGGTGGATTTGAGGTACTAGTGAAGCATAGGCATTCTGTAACTGCTGTATGTCTATCTGATGATGACTCAAAGGGGTTTTCTGCTTCCAAAGATGGCACAATTAGACAGTGGGATGTAGATACTGGGAAAGGTGAAAAATACCAATGGCCTAATGACGAAACACTGAGACTTCATGGGGTCAAGAATCCTGATGGTCGAGCTACAAAGCATAGCAAGCAGGTTCTAGCATTGGCTGTTAGCACTGATGGACGGTATTTGGCAACTGGAGGATTGGATCGCCATATTCACTTGTGGGACACACGTGCAAAACAACATATTCAG GCTTTCCCAGGTCATAGAGGGCCTGTGTCATGCCTAACTTTTAGGCAAGGGACTTCTGAACTTTTTTCTGGTTCATTTGATCGATCAATCAAGATATGGAGTGTGGAAGACAGAGCTTATGTAAATACATTGTTTGGTCACCAAAGTGAAGTATTAACAGTTGATTGCCTGCGGAAAGAACGGGTGTTGGCTACTGGACGTGATCGAACTATGCAATTGTTTAAG GTCCCTGAGGAGTCAAGATTGATCTTCCGTTCTTCAGCATCGTCACTAGAATGTTGTTGTTTTATTGATAATGACGAATTTTTATCGGGATCAGATGATGGAAATATTGAGCTCTGGACCGCGCAAAAAAAGAAGCCTGTATACATTGTTAAGAATGCTCATGCTTTGTTGATTGACCCCAAGAATCCTGAACAAAAAGATAATGCCAGTCTTTCCAGTGGTCCAATAg CATGTTCCTGGGTGAGTTCAGTCGCTGTCTGTACAGGCAGTGATCTAGCTGCATCGGGAGCTGGTAATGGATCTGTTCGCCTATGGGCTATTGATGGTGCTCCCAAAGGCATTCGACCCTTGTATGATCTTCCATTG GTTGGATTTATCAACTCTTTGGCATTTTCAAAATCTGGAAGGTTCCTTGCTGCGGGAGTTGGGCAG GAACCTCGACTAGGACGATGGGGACGAATTTCAGCTGCTCAAAATGGAGTCGCGATTCAACAGTTGAAATTTTTGTAG